In the Terriglobales bacterium genome, one interval contains:
- a CDS encoding retroviral-like aspartic protease family protein produces the protein MASEFMLAGGGADLTESTRKIVPLEQSTVPFRLYNGYTIIAQGTIGGLTSQNLLIDTGASPTIIDQRAADKLGLKRELAKLALFNRNVPAQNAVVKNVVFGPVHRDILPVLVADLSSIERQLKLRVDAIIGLDLIGERSFSIDYKHKLISFGAAQDSQEVPFSSGPPFITVAIKIANRPMRLLVDTGTFGLMLFGSQVRGLDAEMTKVNGSSHNIGGRFRYQTMVVPAAKLGRVNFGQQYVSVVDDQLDWGRQFDGLMGIPFLHPSRISFNFERNTFGWSH, from the coding sequence ATGGCAAGTGAATTCATGCTGGCCGGCGGCGGTGCGGACCTGACCGAGAGCACGCGGAAGATCGTGCCGCTTGAACAGTCAACCGTCCCGTTCAGGCTCTACAACGGATACACCATCATCGCTCAAGGGACGATCGGCGGCCTGACCAGTCAAAACCTGCTGATAGACACAGGAGCAAGTCCCACGATCATTGATCAGAGGGCGGCCGATAAGCTCGGGCTCAAACGCGAGCTCGCCAAGTTAGCGCTGTTCAATCGCAACGTTCCCGCGCAAAATGCAGTCGTAAAAAATGTCGTCTTCGGCCCGGTGCACAGAGACATCCTCCCCGTCCTGGTCGCAGATTTGTCCTCGATCGAGCGGCAGCTCAAGTTACGCGTGGATGCGATTATTGGTTTGGATTTGATCGGGGAGAGAAGCTTCAGCATTGATTACAAGCACAAGCTGATCTCGTTTGGAGCGGCACAGGATTCACAAGAGGTCCCATTCTCCAGCGGGCCGCCCTTTATCACGGTGGCTATCAAGATTGCTAACCGGCCCATGCGGTTATTAGTAGACACCGGCACCTTCGGACTGATGTTGTTTGGCAGCCAGGTACGCGGACTGGACGCAGAAATGACTAAGGTGAACGGTAGTTCCCACAACATTGGTGGCCGCTTTCGATACCAGACGATGGTCGTTCCGGCAGCGAAACTAGGACGCGTCAACTTCGGTCAGCAATACGTTTCCGTAGTGGACGACCAGCTAGATTGGGGCAGGCAATTTGATGGTTTGATGGGGATTCCGTTCCTTCACCCCAGCCGCATCAGTTTCAACTTTGAACGCAACACCTTTGGTTGGAGCCATTGA
- a CDS encoding histidine kinase, protein MHSDAIERRLLQRQWFIWFLLACFWMTLSVVGTWVNHNQYIFSKHPITWHHAGMMNLVAYGSWALVLTPLILLICWYFPLERGRLGRAIPVHLVGMFSMGVVESLIRLPFCRFLCPDLISLSPWQRFRGEVFVLMEADIWMYLAVVGVLHVLLYYSRFKDRELKAARLEAQLASTELQLLKMQLHPHFLFNTLHTIAAMMHKDVRRAEQMIMQLGDLLRLTLEGVNVEEVTLKREVDFLQRYLDIQQVRFQERLQVNIDIQPNTWDACVPYLLLQPLVENAVQHGIARRSLPGRIEIFASRENGHLLLSIRNDGPPANGGGVVRSGGMGLSNTRARLRRLYGPGHDFTMEHLATGGAEVQVRIPFKSAPAVEQPAHVFSAAD, encoded by the coding sequence ATGCATTCGGACGCTATTGAGCGACGTCTGCTACAGCGGCAGTGGTTCATCTGGTTCTTGCTCGCCTGTTTCTGGATGACCCTGAGCGTTGTTGGCACTTGGGTCAACCACAACCAATACATCTTTTCCAAGCACCCCATCACATGGCACCACGCCGGGATGATGAACCTGGTCGCGTATGGCTCATGGGCTCTGGTTCTCACGCCGCTCATTTTGCTCATCTGTTGGTATTTTCCCTTGGAGCGTGGCAGGCTGGGCCGCGCTATACCGGTGCACTTGGTTGGCATGTTCTCCATGGGAGTTGTGGAATCTCTCATTCGACTTCCGTTCTGCCGTTTTCTGTGCCCTGACCTCATTTCCTTGAGCCCGTGGCAGCGCTTCCGAGGTGAGGTGTTCGTGCTCATGGAAGCCGACATCTGGATGTACCTGGCGGTGGTGGGGGTCCTCCATGTGCTGCTGTACTACTCGCGATTCAAAGATCGTGAATTGAAAGCTGCCCGCCTGGAAGCGCAGCTGGCGAGTACCGAGTTACAGCTGCTGAAAATGCAACTGCACCCGCATTTTCTGTTCAACACCCTGCACACAATTGCGGCCATGATGCACAAAGACGTTCGCCGAGCGGAGCAGATGATTATGCAGCTTGGCGATTTGCTCAGACTCACGCTTGAAGGCGTGAACGTAGAAGAGGTGACGCTAAAACGCGAGGTGGATTTCTTGCAGCGTTATCTCGACATACAGCAAGTGCGCTTCCAGGAGCGCTTGCAGGTGAACATTGATATTCAACCGAACACCTGGGACGCCTGTGTTCCCTATCTGCTGCTGCAACCATTGGTAGAGAATGCCGTGCAACACGGCATAGCGAGGCGGTCGTTGCCAGGAAGAATAGAGATATTTGCTAGTCGAGAGAACGGCCACCTCTTACTTTCCATACGGAATGATGGCCCACCAGCGAATGGCGGAGGTGTTGTCCGCAGTGGTGGTATGGGACTGAGCAACACCCGTGCCCGGCTCCGTCGGCTGTATGGCCCCGGTCACGACTTCACGATGGAGCACCTGGCCACCGGAGGCGCTGAAGTGCAGGTCCGCATACCTTTTAAGTCAGCTCCTGCCGTTGAGCAGCCGGCACACGTTTTTTCCGCGGCCGATTAG
- the plsX gene encoding phosphate acyltransferase PlsX translates to MPTVIAVDAMGSDRAPKPEVEGAIQAARHLGIHVLLVGREPQVRAELDHHHLAAGLPIDIVHASEVITMQDKASQAIRSKRDSSMRVGLRLVREGRAAGFITAGNTGAAMATAKMVLGALPGVDRPALAAVFPTAPGTAAILVDVGANVDCKPQNLEQFAIMGEIYSRSIFGKRQPRVGLLSIGEEETKGNDLTREAYELLKHLPIYFIGNVEGRDLYNGQVDVIVCDGFVGNVALKISEGVVELVREALKDSLRSTITRQVGALLSRKAFIDFKKRLDYSEYGGAPLLGLKGVCIVSHGSSNANAIKNAIRVASEFSERGINAKIEHELAKGHTVTPLTPETTTAKPV, encoded by the coding sequence ATGCCAACCGTCATAGCGGTGGACGCGATGGGTTCGGACCGTGCCCCCAAGCCTGAAGTCGAGGGCGCGATTCAGGCGGCGCGGCATCTCGGAATCCACGTTCTCCTGGTGGGACGCGAGCCGCAAGTCCGCGCGGAGCTTGACCACCACCACCTTGCCGCTGGGCTTCCCATTGACATTGTGCATGCCAGCGAAGTAATCACCATGCAGGACAAGGCTTCGCAGGCAATCCGCTCTAAGCGGGATTCCTCCATGCGAGTCGGTCTGCGTCTGGTGCGCGAAGGCCGCGCCGCTGGATTCATTACCGCCGGAAATACCGGAGCGGCGATGGCGACCGCGAAAATGGTCTTAGGCGCGCTGCCGGGAGTGGATCGTCCGGCGCTCGCCGCCGTCTTTCCGACGGCTCCCGGGACTGCCGCGATTCTGGTGGATGTTGGAGCGAACGTAGATTGCAAGCCGCAAAACCTCGAACAATTCGCCATCATGGGCGAAATCTATTCTCGGAGTATCTTCGGCAAGCGGCAACCCCGCGTGGGCTTGCTTTCCATCGGCGAGGAAGAGACCAAAGGGAACGACCTGACCCGCGAGGCCTATGAGCTGTTGAAGCATCTTCCGATTTATTTCATCGGAAACGTGGAGGGCCGGGACCTCTATAACGGCCAGGTGGACGTAATTGTCTGCGATGGGTTCGTCGGCAATGTTGCCCTAAAGATCTCTGAGGGCGTGGTCGAGTTGGTGCGGGAGGCCTTGAAGGATTCCCTTCGTTCGACAATTACCCGCCAGGTGGGTGCGCTGCTCTCCCGCAAGGCGTTTATTGATTTCAAAAAGCGCTTGGATTATTCCGAGTACGGCGGAGCTCCGCTGCTGGGGCTGAAAGGCGTTTGCATCGTAAGCCACGGTTCCTCGAATGCGAACGCGATCAAGAACGCAATCAGAGTGGCCTCCGAATTTTCTGAACGGGGCATCAACGCCAAGATTGAACACGAACTGGCAAAGGGCCACACCGTTACCCCTTTGACGCCTGAAACCACCACCGCTAAACCGGTCTAA
- the rpmF gene encoding 50S ribosomal protein L32, with translation MANPKRRHSQRRTSTRRAHDHLTAHSLSECPNCHEKKMPHRACPKCGYYKGREVLEVEEAK, from the coding sequence ATGGCAAACCCAAAACGAAGACATTCCCAACGGCGCACGTCAACCCGGCGCGCGCACGATCATCTTACGGCACACTCGCTCTCTGAGTGCCCGAACTGTCACGAGAAGAAAATGCCGCACCGCGCATGCCCCAAGTGTGGTTACTATAAGGGCCGTGAAGTCCTGGAAGTCGAAGAGGCAAAATAG
- a CDS encoding LytTR family DNA-binding domain-containing protein — MIRTLIAEDEPVARERLRTLLTQEEDIQVIGDCKDGEETINAVRALKPDLLFLDVEMPNVNGFGVLDEVGPDACPVVIFTTAYDHYAVKAFDMHALDYLLKPFDETRLKQALNRARTHIQRSENEQLAHRLFNLLQDVGPKFADRLVIRSGGRIVFLKTREIDWIEAAGNYVQIHSGEHCHLVRETMNSMESKLDTSMFLRIHRSIIVNVESIKELEPCGNGEYIVQLYNGKGLSLSRSFRDRLDQLLGSDTPASKRIRAI, encoded by the coding sequence ATGATCCGCACCTTGATTGCTGAAGACGAGCCCGTCGCGCGCGAGCGGCTGCGCACTCTGCTCACGCAGGAAGAGGATATTCAGGTAATCGGCGACTGCAAGGATGGAGAGGAAACCATCAATGCAGTGCGCGCCCTGAAGCCGGATTTATTGTTTCTCGACGTGGAAATGCCAAACGTAAATGGCTTTGGGGTCCTGGATGAAGTTGGTCCCGATGCCTGCCCGGTGGTGATTTTTACCACTGCGTACGACCACTATGCAGTGAAGGCCTTCGATATGCATGCTCTCGATTATTTACTCAAGCCCTTCGACGAAACCAGACTCAAGCAGGCCCTGAACCGGGCCCGCACACATATTCAGCGCTCGGAAAATGAACAGCTGGCCCATCGCTTGTTCAACTTGTTGCAGGATGTGGGCCCCAAGTTTGCCGATCGGCTGGTGATTCGCTCTGGCGGCCGCATCGTTTTTCTGAAGACCCGTGAAATTGACTGGATTGAGGCCGCGGGCAATTACGTGCAAATCCACTCAGGGGAGCACTGCCATCTGGTGCGCGAGACCATGAACTCGATGGAGAGCAAGTTAGACACTTCCATGTTTCTTCGCATTCACCGCTCCATTATCGTTAACGTCGAAAGCATCAAGGAGTTGGAGCCCTGCGGCAACGGCGAATACATCGTGCAGCTCTACAACGGCAAAGGCCTGTCTCTGAGTCGCAGTTTCCGCGACCGGCTTGACCAACTCCTTGGAAGCGATACTCCTGCCAGCAAGCGAATACGCGCGATCTGA
- a CDS encoding M48 family metallopeptidase produces the protein MRYRALALIAAVLFSVGGFASDKDTTKDEKLPKEITDGSLKDVSAIGNRNVGCNRGFGNWMSLEKQVAMGRQYSQMVDSSSKLVKDALVGEYVNRLGQNLVRNSDSKVPFTIKVIDSDVVNAFALPGGFFYVNSGLILAADNEAELAGVMSHEIAHVAACHIAREQTRGQLANLASIPLIFVGGGIGYAVQSAAGLALPVTFMKFSRGFEAEADYLGVQYMYKAGYDPQSFTSFFEKLSAMEKKKPGFLDKTFDSHPQTPERAARSQEEIATILPSRQQYVVDTSEFQDVKARLAQIENRHKVTNPKDKEPTLRRTQNPEQKKGGSDDDRPTLKRQDPGSSPRGSSLLN, from the coding sequence ATGAGATATCGTGCGCTCGCGCTCATCGCGGCAGTTCTGTTTAGCGTCGGCGGTTTTGCTAGCGATAAGGACACCACCAAAGACGAGAAGTTACCGAAGGAGATCACCGACGGCAGCCTCAAAGACGTCTCCGCGATTGGCAATCGCAACGTCGGCTGCAACCGCGGCTTTGGTAACTGGATGAGCCTGGAAAAACAGGTCGCAATGGGACGGCAGTATTCCCAGATGGTGGATTCTTCCAGCAAGCTGGTCAAAGACGCCCTGGTTGGCGAATATGTAAATCGGCTCGGCCAAAACCTGGTGCGCAACTCGGACTCCAAGGTTCCCTTCACCATCAAAGTCATTGATTCCGACGTGGTGAATGCTTTCGCTCTGCCGGGCGGATTTTTTTACGTGAATTCCGGCCTGATTCTGGCTGCGGACAACGAAGCTGAACTCGCCGGCGTCATGTCCCATGAGATTGCGCATGTTGCCGCGTGCCACATTGCTCGCGAGCAGACACGCGGCCAACTTGCCAATCTGGCTTCCATTCCTTTGATTTTTGTGGGCGGCGGGATTGGCTACGCAGTCCAGAGTGCCGCGGGATTGGCCCTGCCTGTGACGTTCATGAAATTTTCCCGCGGCTTCGAGGCCGAGGCCGATTATCTGGGCGTGCAATACATGTACAAGGCCGGCTACGATCCGCAGTCCTTCACCAGCTTTTTCGAGAAGCTTTCGGCGATGGAAAAGAAGAAACCTGGATTTTTAGACAAGACTTTTGACAGCCATCCGCAGACCCCGGAGCGCGCGGCAAGATCGCAGGAGGAAATCGCTACCATTTTGCCGTCGCGACAGCAGTACGTAGTGGACACGTCGGAATTCCAGGACGTGAAAGCCCGGCTGGCGCAGATTGAAAACCGCCACAAGGTCACGAATCCGAAGGACAAAGAGCCTACCTTGCGACGGACGCAGAATCCTGAGCAGAAAAAGGGTGGCAGCGACGATGATCGTCCTACCCTGAAACGGCAAGATCCTGGTTCTTCCCCGCGGGGCAGTTCCCTTCTTAACTGA
- the fabD gene encoding ACP S-malonyltransferase, whose protein sequence is MPEDSQKAHNPSGHLQGPQKKHLAPLAFLFPGQGSQSVGMGRELAAMYPVAQHTFEEADEALNFKLSKICWEGPEEKLRLTEITQPAILTMSIAAFRVLQEKGIVPQYAAGHSLGEYSAHVAAETVSFPDAIRTVRNRGKYMQEAVPVGEGAMAAVLGMSLEKLTELCREAAQGQVCEPANINSPEQIVISGSKAAVERAAELAKQRGAKRAILLPVSAPFHCSLMRPAQDRLEPDLRALHLDDPETEVVCNVDADLVETAERCRDTLLRQVTGAVRWSDSMRLLIGRGVSSYIEVGPGKVLCGLMRQIDRASTCMNVEDEASLQKVLNHFEHASSRAQ, encoded by the coding sequence ATGCCCGAAGATTCCCAGAAAGCTCACAACCCAAGTGGCCACTTGCAGGGGCCGCAGAAGAAACATCTCGCGCCATTGGCATTTTTGTTTCCTGGGCAGGGGTCGCAATCAGTAGGAATGGGGCGGGAACTCGCTGCCATGTACCCGGTAGCACAGCACACCTTCGAGGAAGCCGACGAGGCCCTCAACTTCAAGTTATCCAAAATTTGCTGGGAAGGGCCGGAGGAGAAGCTTCGCCTCACCGAGATTACGCAACCGGCAATTTTGACAATGTCCATAGCCGCATTCCGCGTTTTGCAGGAGAAAGGGATCGTGCCGCAGTACGCCGCCGGCCATAGCTTGGGCGAATACTCGGCACACGTGGCGGCCGAAACTGTGAGCTTCCCCGATGCCATACGCACTGTGCGCAACCGCGGCAAATATATGCAGGAGGCGGTGCCGGTGGGCGAGGGCGCCATGGCTGCGGTGCTGGGGATGTCACTGGAGAAGCTAACCGAGCTTTGTCGCGAAGCCGCACAGGGACAAGTGTGCGAGCCGGCAAATATTAACTCTCCCGAGCAGATCGTGATATCCGGCAGCAAAGCCGCCGTGGAGCGCGCAGCCGAACTGGCCAAACAACGAGGGGCAAAACGCGCCATCCTGCTGCCGGTGAGCGCGCCATTCCATTGCTCGCTGATGCGGCCGGCGCAGGACCGGCTCGAGCCCGACCTTCGAGCGTTGCACCTCGATGATCCCGAGACAGAGGTTGTATGCAATGTTGATGCCGATCTGGTGGAAACCGCTGAGAGATGCCGCGACACGCTTCTTCGCCAGGTGACGGGAGCGGTACGATGGTCGGACTCCATGCGTCTGCTGATCGGCCGTGGAGTCTCAAGTTACATTGAGGTTGGGCCGGGCAAGGTGCTCTGTGGTCTTATGCGCCAGATTGACCGCGCGAGTACCTGCATGAATGTTGAAGACGAAGCCTCGTTGCAAAAAGTTCTGAATCACTTCGAGCACGCCAGCAGCCGCGCGCAGTAG